In Leclercia pneumoniae, the genomic window CCTCAAGCAGCCCCGGAATGTCGTCCCCTTTGACCTTAACCACGTCATAGCCAAAGGCGCGGAATTTTCCTTCCAGGTCGAAGGCGCAGATGATCTCATCCAGCTCACCGTCCAGCTGTTGTTTATTCCAGTCCACGAAGACCGTCAGGTTATTCAGGCGATGGTGAGCGATAAACTGAAACGCCTCCCAGCACTGCCCTTCGTTCAACTCTCCGTCGCCCACGATGCAGAAGACGCGATTCGCGCGCCCCGCCAGTTTGTGCGACAGCGCCATACCGCCAGCAATGGAGATCCCCTGCCCCAGCGAGCCCGTGGTGGCATCCACGCCACGCGTTTTTAGCCTGTCCGGATGGCTTGGCAGCCGCGTTCCGTTCTGGTTCAGGGTGCTGAGTTCTTCAATCGGGAAGTAGCCTTTGATTGCAAGGGTGCTGTAGAGCGCCGGGCCCGCATGGCCTTTGGATAACACAAAATAGTCACGCTCAGGCCAGTCGGGATCGGCAGGATCAATCTTCATTACCGCGCCGTACAGCACCGCCAGCGTCTCTACCACCGACATACTGCCACCATAGTGCCCGAACCCCAGTTGGGTGAGCGATTTCAGGGTGGCAATACGGATTTCGCGTGCCAGTTGGGTCACTTCATTAACATTCATGATTTGGCTCCGGTATTTTCTTGCGCGCTATTACCCGCACTTTTGTTTTTAGCGAAGAGGTTCCAGGCCACCAGCAGCGCGAACACCGCCACAACCAGACCCGTAATAGCCATTGGCGACAGGTAGCGTGCCAGGTTACCCAGCACAATGCCGATGGCGCCAAAGTCCGCATCAGAGAAGGTGGTGTTGGCGAATCCAATCGCACCCAGCACAGGCAGCAGCAACACTGGCAGGAAGGTAATCAGTAAACCATTGGCAAAGGCGCCTATCATTGCCCCGCGACGTCCGCCCGTGGCGTTGCCAAACACGCCTGCGGTCGCACCGGTGAAGAAGTGCGGCACGACGCCCGGCAGGATCAGCACCCAGCTAAACTGCCCGCAGATAAAGAGTCCAACCAGACCGCCGAGGAAGCTAAACAGGAAGCCAATCAGAACGGCATTAGGGGCATACGGGTAGACCACCGGGCAGTCCAGCGCAGGACGCGCGTTGGGCACCAGTTTTTCGGAGAAGCCGGTAAAAGCCGGAACGATTTCCGCCAGAATCAGGCGCACCCCCTGCAGGATGATAAATACCCCCGCCGCGAAGGTAATGGCCATGATGATGGCGTAGACCAGATAGTTCTGTCCGCCGCTGAAGGTGGCCTCCACGTACTCACGTCCGGCACTCACCGCCATGATCAGATAGATAATCATCATGGTCAGGGAGATGGAGATAGAGCTGTCGCGCAGGAAGCTTAAATTCTTCGGCAGGTTCATCTCTTCGGTGGAGCGAGAGCCTTTGCCCACCTTGCTGCCAATCCAGCCTGAGAGCACATAGCCGAGGGTACCGAAGTGGCCAAAGGCGATGTCATCATTACCGGTGATGCGCTTCATATAGCGCTGCGCAATGGCCGGGAAGAAGGCCATCACCAGCCCAAGGATCAACGAGCCGGTGAAGACCAGCCCCACCCCTTCAAAGCCTGCCACCGTCAGGATCACGCCAATCATGCACGCCATATAAAACGTATGGTGCCCGGTCAGGAAGATGTATTTCAGGCGGGTAAAGCGGGCGACAATAATATTCGCCACCATACCGAAGGCCATGATCAGAGCCGTAGAGGCGCCATATTTTTCCAGCGCAATAGAGACGATTGCTTCGTTATTCGGAATGATGCCCTGAATATTAAAGGCATGTTCAAACATACCGCCTAACGGATTAAGCGATCCCACCAGCACGGTGGCTCCGCCACCCAGCACAATAAAACCCAGAATGGTTTTAATCGTGCCTTTCACCACATCCGAAAACCCTTTTTTCTGCGCCACCAGGCCGATTAATGCAATTAAGCCCACCAGCACCGAGGGTACTTTTAAAATATCAACAACGAAGTTCAGCGATTCAAGGATAAACATATCCACCTCGTCACAGTCAGGGTTAGTGTTTCGCGAACCAGGCGCTAAGCTGCGCTTCAAGTTCGTTGATATCAATGATGTTCTGGATCACCACTAGCTGGCTCTCCGGCACGCTGGCGCTGGCCGCGATATCTTTGGCCATCACGAACAGGTCGGCGGCGCCTGGGGTGGCTGAAGAGAGATCAGAATGCTCCACCTCGGCATCGATATTGAGTTTTTTGAGGACTTTTTTAATGTTCATTTCGACCATAAAACTACTGCCCAGCCCGGAGCCGCAAATCGCCATAATTTTCATTGTTATGCCCTTTTTTGAGTAGAGTACGTCCCCATCACGCTCGAGCGTAATGTGGTTAAAAACGATGTCGGAATTAAAACTAGAAGCGTTCGATAATGGCTTTTATTTCCTCCCGGGTCGTTGCGACATGTAATTGCGCCATATCCTCATCGCTCGAAAATAATTCTGCCAGCGCGGAGATCATTTCGATGTGGCTATGTTTGTCTGGTGCCGCGAGCATGACGATCACATCGACCGGATCAAACTCACCTGCACCAAACGAAATCCCCTCTTTCAACTTCAGCAGCGAAAGACCTAACCCTTTTGCCCCCTCTTCCGGGCGTGCATGCGGCATTGCCAGCCCAGGCGCAAGCACATAGTAAGGGCCAAGCTTCTGGTGTTGCTCGACAATCGCCGTAATGTATTCCGGCGCAATAACGTTCATCTCCAGCAGCGGACGCGCGCAAATTTCAAGCGCCTGCGGCCAGTTTTCCACGCTGTCCTGAAGCTGGATCGTCTGTTCAAAAATCCACTTATTGAGCACGCTTGTTCCTCGTATCAGGGGCTAAGATGGGCAAACTTTATGCAAGCCTACCCAAATTAGCTGCGATCAGGATCACAAAGATAGCGCTACCAATCGTTAACATTCATAAATGTGATAGCGCTATCAAAATGCAATCAGCGCAGCAAATCACAACCAGAAAACGGGATTTAAGGCGTATACTTCGAGCACAGCACGTGACGAACGATAAGAAAAACGTGTGCCAACATGTTGTAAAACAGCAGGAATCTGTATGTCTCTGACCAGAAAAAGGCGAAGTACCGGCAAAGTCACTATTGCAGACGTGGCGCAGCTGGCGGGGGTCGGTACCATGACGGTATCGCGGGCGCTGCGTACCCCTGAACAAGTGTCTGATAAATTGCGTGAAAAGATCGACGCTGCGGTTCATGAGCTGGGCTATATGCCCAACCTGGCAGCCAGCGCGCTGGCATCGGCCTCTTCGTGGACGATCGCTATGGTGGTGCCAAACCTTGCCGAGGCGGGGTGTTCCGAAATGTTTGCCGGCCTACAGCAAGTGCTCCAGCCTGCCGGATATCAGATCATGCTGGCGGAATCACAGCACCGACTTGAGCAGGAAGAAAAATTGCTCGAGACGCTGCTGGCATCGAACATTGCCGCCGCGATTTTACTCAGCGTGGAGCACAGCGAAACGGTGCGCCACTGGCTGCAGCATCGCTCAATTCCGGTGGTAGAGATGGGGGCGATGCGCGCCGACCCTATCGATATGAATATCGGTATTGATAACGTTGCCGCCATGTATGAGCTCACCGAGATGGTGATTCAGCGTGGCTATCAGAATATCGGCCTGCTGTGCGCTAACCAGGAGCAGTGGATTTTCCAGCAGCATTTGCAGGGCTGGTACAAAGCGATGCTGCGTCACCACCTGGCGCCAAACCGGGTTATCAACGCGGCGCTGCCTCCCAGTTTCTCGACCGGAGCATCACAGCTGCCGGAGTTTCTCCTGGCCTGGCCAGAGCTGGATGCGCTGGTCTGCGTCTCTGATGAGCTGGCCTGCGGGGTGCTTTATGAATGCCAACGCCGGCGAATTAAAGTGCCGGACGATCTCGCCGTTGTCGGTTTTGGCGATAGCGATGTGAGCCGCGTGTGCGTGCCGCCGTTGACCACCATGGCGGTACCGCATCGTAAAATCGGGGTTGAAGCCGGGAAAGCGTTACTGGAACGTCTGAATGACGGAGACTGGCGCGACCATAAACCTATCGCGTCCAGCCTGTGCTTGCGGGAAAGTTGCTGAGGCTTATTCCGCCTCTTCCTCTTTTTCCGGTTTAGCGGATTCGTTTTTGGCGTTGCGGGTCATCCACAGCGCCAGCGCTTTTAATGAATCCGGCGTGAACTCATCGCAACGCGCGGTGATCTCTTCCGGCGTCATCCAGCTGACTTCACTCACCTCTTCTTCCTGAAGCGCAAACGGCCCGTGAGAGACGCAGCTGAACAGCCCACCCCAGACGCGGCAGTTGTCGTCTTCGAAGTAGAACTGGCCATGCTCGGCGAAGGGCACGCCGGCAATACCTAACTCCTCTTCCGCTTCACGACGTGCGGAGTCGAGCAGCACTTCATCGGCCTGAACCACGCCACCGGCGGTCGCATCAAGCATACCCGGCATAAAATCTTTCGTTTCGGTACGGCGCTGGACCAGAATTTTACCCATCCCATCATGCACGACGATGTAGGTTGCGCGATGACGCAAGCGCTGCGCCCGCATCTGTTCGCGGCTCGCCTGCGCTATCACCTCATTGTCTTCGCTGACAATATCAACCCACTCTGTACTTGCCAAATGACTCTGCTCCACCATCGGGGAAACCTTCTCTTCATAGCGCTCTCGCGGCGCGTTTACGGTTGAGGTGTAAATTACGGATTAATCGTTGTCTGCGCAATAACCTGACCATTATTCAGCGCCATAACGCACAAATGGTCTCCTTCAAGCCAGCCATAGCTCGCCGGGAATCCCCCTTTCGGGATACTAACGGAGCCGGGATTGAAATGGATGATATCCTCCCGCGCCTCCGCCACTGGAATATGAGTATGACCATAAACCAGCACATCGCCAGCGTTCAGCGGCGGCTGTTTATCGGGGCCAAAAAGGTGACCGTGGGTCAAAAACAGACGGCGATTTTCCAGCAAAATTTGCTGCCACGGGGCGGTGATGGGGAACTGGAGCAACATCTGATCGACTTCGCTGTCGCAATTGCCGCGTACGGCAATAATGCGCGAGGCAAACGCGTTCAGACGTTCGGCGACCTGCGCCGGGGCATAGCCTTCCGGCAGCGCGTTGCGCGGACCGTGGTTAAGCACATCACCCAGGATAATCAACCAGTTCGCCCCGCTTTGTGTGAAACGTTCAAGGATCTGTTCGGTTGCGGGCAGCGAGCCGTGGATATCTGAGGCAAACATCAGCTTCATTGATAACTCCTTCTAAAAACCACGGCCTATCTTACCTTATTCAGCCAGCCTTATCAGCCCGGACGCTTCGCGGAAAGGGCCACATAACGCTGCACGGACGCGCGCTGCCACTGGAACGCGGCATAGTCTGCCAGACGCGGCGGCACCTCATCACCATTCAGTATCAGACGGTTAAGCATCAGCGCCAGATCGGTATCCGCAATACACCATTCGCCAAACAAATTCTGATGCCCCTGAGCCAACAAGGTGCTCGCGGTATCGATAAGTTTACCCGCCGCGCTTTGCGCCCCGGTGCTCAGCGGCGGTTTCTTAGCCCCGGCGAACACCACATCGGTGGCGCGCTCTTCGCGTATTGGACCGAGATCGCTACGTAACCAGGCTTGAATTTGCCGCGCCCGGGCGCGTTTTTGCAGATCATGAGGATAGATTCGCTCCCACTCCGGCGGGGCAAATCGTTCCTCAAGGTATTCATCGATGGCCGACGACTCGCTCAGCTCAAAACCGTCGATCTCCAGCACGGGTACCCGGCGGGTTAACGCATAGCCCTGCCACCGGGGATTTAAGTGCTCCCCCTTATCGAGACTCACGGTCTTCAGGGTAAACGGCAGCCCTTTCTCTGCCAGCGCAACGTAAACGCTCATCACGTAAGGGGAAAAGAAATCCGCATCGGACCACAAAGTTATTGCAGGTTGATTCATAGGATGCTCACTGGCTGTAGGGTTTTCATCCAACATATAGTCTGTCGGCCTCTCTGTCACCTGATGAAAAATCACGATGTAGCATCACCACCTATACTCGATCCAGTGCCGTAAAAATGTAGCGACAGGAGTGGAGATGATTGAC contains:
- a CDS encoding PTS ascorbate transporter subunit IIC → MFILESLNFVVDILKVPSVLVGLIALIGLVAQKKGFSDVVKGTIKTILGFIVLGGGATVLVGSLNPLGGMFEHAFNIQGIIPNNEAIVSIALEKYGASTALIMAFGMVANIIVARFTRLKYIFLTGHHTFYMACMIGVILTVAGFEGVGLVFTGSLILGLVMAFFPAIAQRYMKRITGNDDIAFGHFGTLGYVLSGWIGSKVGKGSRSTEEMNLPKNLSFLRDSSISISLTMMIIYLIMAVSAGREYVEATFSGGQNYLVYAIIMAITFAAGVFIILQGVRLILAEIVPAFTGFSEKLVPNARPALDCPVVYPYAPNAVLIGFLFSFLGGLVGLFICGQFSWVLILPGVVPHFFTGATAGVFGNATGGRRGAMIGAFANGLLITFLPVLLLPVLGAIGFANTTFSDADFGAIGIVLGNLARYLSPMAITGLVVAVFALLVAWNLFAKNKSAGNSAQENTGAKS
- a CDS encoding PTS sugar transporter subunit IIB gives rise to the protein MKIMAICGSGLGSSFMVEMNIKKVLKKLNIDAEVEHSDLSSATPGAADLFVMAKDIAASASVPESQLVVIQNIIDINELEAQLSAWFAKH
- a CDS encoding transketolase; translation: MNVNEVTQLAREIRIATLKSLTQLGFGHYGGSMSVVETLAVLYGAVMKIDPADPDWPERDYFVLSKGHAGPALYSTLAIKGYFPIEELSTLNQNGTRLPSHPDRLKTRGVDATTGSLGQGISIAGGMALSHKLAGRANRVFCIVGDGELNEGQCWEAFQFIAHHRLNNLTVFVDWNKQQLDGELDEIICAFDLEGKFRAFGYDVVKVKGDDIPGLLEVTSLIPEADARPLVVILDSIKGQGVPYLEQLSNSHHLRLTDDVKAALTETIRQLEANHD
- a CDS encoding PTS sugar transporter subunit IIA; the encoded protein is MLNKWIFEQTIQLQDSVENWPQALEICARPLLEMNVIAPEYITAIVEQHQKLGPYYVLAPGLAMPHARPEEGAKGLGLSLLKLKEGISFGAGEFDPVDVIVMLAAPDKHSHIEMISALAELFSSDEDMAQLHVATTREEIKAIIERF
- a CDS encoding LacI family DNA-binding transcriptional regulator: MSLTRKRRSTGKVTIADVAQLAGVGTMTVSRALRTPEQVSDKLREKIDAAVHELGYMPNLAASALASASSWTIAMVVPNLAEAGCSEMFAGLQQVLQPAGYQIMLAESQHRLEQEEKLLETLLASNIAAAILLSVEHSETVRHWLQHRSIPVVEMGAMRADPIDMNIGIDNVAAMYELTEMVIQRGYQNIGLLCANQEQWIFQQHLQGWYKAMLRHHLAPNRVINAALPPSFSTGASQLPEFLLAWPELDALVCVSDELACGVLYECQRRRIKVPDDLAVVGFGDSDVSRVCVPPLTTMAVPHRKIGVEAGKALLERLNDGDWRDHKPIASSLCLRESC
- the yfcD gene encoding NUDIX hydrolase YfcD translates to MVEQSHLASTEWVDIVSEDNEVIAQASREQMRAQRLRHRATYIVVHDGMGKILVQRRTETKDFMPGMLDATAGGVVQADEVLLDSARREAEEELGIAGVPFAEHGQFYFEDDNCRVWGGLFSCVSHGPFALQEEEVSEVSWMTPEEITARCDEFTPDSLKALALWMTRNAKNESAKPEKEEEAE
- the yfcE gene encoding phosphodiesterase yields the protein MKLMFASDIHGSLPATEQILERFTQSGANWLIILGDVLNHGPRNALPEGYAPAQVAERLNAFASRIIAVRGNCDSEVDQMLLQFPITAPWQQILLENRRLFLTHGHLFGPDKQPPLNAGDVLVYGHTHIPVAEAREDIIHFNPGSVSIPKGGFPASYGWLEGDHLCVMALNNGQVIAQTTINP
- the yfcF gene encoding glutathione transferase, which gives rise to MNQPAITLWSDADFFSPYVMSVYVALAEKGLPFTLKTVSLDKGEHLNPRWQGYALTRRVPVLEIDGFELSESSAIDEYLEERFAPPEWERIYPHDLQKRARARQIQAWLRSDLGPIREERATDVVFAGAKKPPLSTGAQSAAGKLIDTASTLLAQGHQNLFGEWCIADTDLALMLNRLILNGDEVPPRLADYAAFQWQRASVQRYVALSAKRPG